Proteins encoded in a region of the Marinococcus sp. PL1-022 genome:
- the bshB1 gene encoding bacillithiol biosynthesis deacetylase BshB1, with protein sequence MTHKRTLLTVGAHPDDIEIGMGGTVALHSKKDNVYMLSLTEGDLSSNGTVETRRQEAERAAEILGAGRLQLTWRDRMLTAVTQEEYTQLVQLIRRIQPDVIFAPYYLDRHPDHGDAGNIVKRAVFDAGVKLYPGVDENAHKVPDMYYYMINGYHRPAFYVDITQAAGDKEAALRAYKSQFNPGEDAVSTPLTDGYLETIQARDRLFGKETGVTYAEGFIAETPMLFQQVPGRQGSD encoded by the coding sequence ATGACACATAAACGAACGCTGTTAACCGTAGGGGCCCATCCTGATGATATTGAAATCGGAATGGGCGGGACGGTAGCACTGCACAGTAAAAAAGATAACGTCTATATGCTTTCCCTGACAGAGGGGGATCTTTCATCCAATGGGACCGTGGAAACAAGACGGCAGGAAGCAGAGCGGGCAGCAGAGATCCTTGGTGCCGGAAGGCTTCAGCTTACCTGGAGGGACCGGATGCTTACAGCAGTAACCCAGGAAGAATACACCCAGCTTGTGCAGCTGATCCGGCGTATCCAGCCAGACGTGATATTTGCCCCGTACTACCTTGACCGGCACCCGGACCACGGCGATGCTGGAAATATTGTTAAGCGGGCTGTGTTTGATGCAGGAGTCAAGCTTTATCCGGGTGTGGACGAAAACGCCCACAAAGTACCGGACATGTACTATTATATGATCAACGGCTACCACCGGCCCGCCTTTTATGTGGATATCACCCAGGCGGCCGGTGACAAAGAAGCGGCCTTAAGAGCGTATAAAAGCCAGTTTAATCCGGGAGAAGATGCCGTAAGTACGCCGCTTACGGACGGGTACCTCGAAACGATTCAGGCAAGAGACCGACTATTCGGCAAAGAAACGGGAGTGACTTACGCGGAAGGGTTTATCGCAGAAACTCCGATGCTTTTTCAACAGGTGCCCGGCAGACAAGGAAGTGACTAA
- the mgsA gene encoding methylglyoxal synthase has protein sequence MNIALIAHDKKKDDLIRFAEAYRHILERHTLSATGTTGGRLKEDVGLNVKQYQSGPLGGDQQIGAQIAEQQVDLVLFFRDPLTAQPHEPDITALMRLADVHGVPLATNMAAAEVLIKGLEHGLFAFRDILKESTDQYDT, from the coding sequence ATGAATATCGCACTGATTGCCCATGATAAGAAAAAGGATGATCTTATCCGGTTTGCCGAAGCATACAGGCATATCCTCGAGCGTCATACCCTTTCAGCAACCGGAACGACCGGTGGGAGACTGAAGGAGGACGTAGGCCTGAACGTCAAACAGTACCAGTCCGGGCCGCTCGGCGGCGATCAGCAGATCGGGGCACAGATTGCAGAACAGCAGGTGGACCTGGTGCTTTTTTTCCGGGACCCATTGACCGCGCAGCCGCATGAGCCTGATATCACCGCATTGATGAGGCTCGCCGACGTACACGGGGTACCGCTTGCGACAAACATGGCCGCAGCTGAGGTGCTGATCAAAGGGCTTGAACATGGATTGTTTGCCTTTCGGGATATTTTAAAGGAGTCTACAGATCAATATGACACATAA